The following are from one region of the Muntiacus reevesi chromosome 3, mMunRee1.1, whole genome shotgun sequence genome:
- the LOC136163242 gene encoding gamma-crystallin D, with protein MGKITFYEDRGFQGRHYECSSDHSNLQPYLGRCNSARVDSGCWMIYEQPNYLGPQYFLRRGDYPDYQQWMGLSDSIRSCRLIPHAGSHRLRLYEREDYRGQMIEITEDCSSLQDRFHFSEIHSLNVLEGSWVLYELPNYRGRQYLLRPGEYRRYHDWGAMNAKVGSLRRVIDIY; from the exons ATGGGGAAG ATCACCTTCTACGAGGACCGGGGCTTCCAGGGCCGCCACTATGAGTGCAGCAGCGACCACTCCAACCTGCAGCCTTACCTGGGCCGCTGCAATTCGGCGCGTGTGGACAGCGGCTGCTGGATGATCTACGAGCAGCCCAACTACCTGGGCCCGCAGTACTTCCTGCGGCGCGGCGACTACCCCGACTACCAGCAGTGGATGGGTCTCAGCGACTCCATCCGCTCCTGCCGCCTCATCCCCCAC GCTGGCTCTCACAGGCTCAGACTTTATGAGAGGGAAGATTACAGAGGCCAGATGATAGAGATCACTGAGGACTGCTCCTCTCTTCAGGACCGCTTCCACTTCAGTGAGATTCACTCTCTCAATGTGCTGGAGGGCTCCTGGGTCCTCTATGAGTTACCCAACTACCGGGGGCGGCAGTATCTGCTGAGGCCAGGGGAATACAGGCGCTACCATGACTGGGGGGCCATGAATGCCAAAGTGGGCTCCTTGAGAAGAGTCATAGATATCTATTGA
- the LOC136163244 gene encoding gamma-crystallin F-like, which translates to MGKITFYEDRGFQGRHYECSSDHPNLQPYFSRCNSIRVDSGCWMVYEQPNFQGPQYFLRRGDYPDYQQWMGLSDSIRSCRLIPHTSSHRLRVYEREDYRGQMVEITEDCSSLHDRFHFSEIHSFNVLEGWWVLYEMPSYRGRQYLLRPGDYRRYHDWGATNARVGSLRRAVDFY; encoded by the exons ATGGGGAAG ATCACCTTCTACGAGGACCGGGGCTTCCAGGGCCGCCACTATGAGTGCAGCAGCGACCACCCCAACCTGCAGCCCTACTTCAGCCGCTGCAACTCCATCCGCGTGGACAGCGGCTGCTGGATGGTCTACGAGCAGCCCAACTTCCAGGGCCCGCAGTACTTCCTGCGGCGCGGCGACTACCCCGACTACCAGCAGTGGATGGGTCTCAGCGACTCCATCCGCTCCTGCCGCCTCATCCCCCAC ACCAGCTCCCACCGGCTGAGGGTCTATGAGCGAGAGGACTACCGAGGCCAGATGGTGGAGATCACAGAGGACTGCTCCTCACTCCACGACCGCTTCCACTTCAGTGAGATCCACTCCTTCAACGTGCTGGAGGGCTGGTGGGTCCTCTACGAGATGCCCAGCTACCGGGGGCGGCAGTACCTGCTGCGGCCGGGGGATTACAGGCGCTACCACGACTGGGGGGCTACAAATGCCCGGGTGGGCTCCTTGAGGAGGGCCGTGGATTTCTACTGA